A window of the Macaca nemestrina isolate mMacNem1 chromosome X, mMacNem.hap1, whole genome shotgun sequence genome harbors these coding sequences:
- the LOC105499789 gene encoding G-protein coupled receptor-associated sorting protein 2, which produces MTGAEIEPSAQAKPEKKAGEEVIAGAERENDVPLVVRPKVRTQATTGARPKTETKSVPGARPKTDAQAMSGARPKTEAQVMGGARPKTEAQGMAGARPKTDARAVGGARPKTDAKAIPGTRPKDEAQAWAQSEFGTEAVSQAEGVSQTNAVAWPLATAESGSVNKSKGLSMDRELVDVDAETFPGTQGQKGIQPWFGPGEETMGSWCYSRPRAREEASNESGFWSADETSTVSSFWAGEETSIRSWPREDSNTRSRHRAKHQTNPRSRPRSKQEAYVDSWSGSEDEAGNLFSFWAGENTSNLFRPRVREEANIRSKLRTNREDCFESESEDEFYKQSWVLPGEEANGRFRCRDKEDPNTALKPRAQKDVDGDRVKQEPRFEEEVIIGSWFWAEKEASLEGGASAICESEPGTEEGAIGGSTYWAEEKSSLGAVAREEAKPESEEEAIFGSWFWDRDEACFDLNPCPVYKVSDRFRDAAEELNASSRPQTWEEVTVEFKPGLFHGVGFRSTSPFRIPEEASEILEAKPKNMELSPEGEEQESLLQPNQPDPEFTFQYDPSYRSVREIREHLRARESAESEGWSCSCIQCELKIGSEEFEELLLLMDKIRDPFIHEISKIAMGMRSASQFTRDFIRDSGVVSLIETLLNYPSSRVRTSFLENMIHMAPPYPNLNMIETFICQVCEETLAHSVDSLEQLTGIRMLRHLTMTIDYHTLIANYMSGFLSLLSTANARTKFHVLKMLLNLSENPAVAKKLFSAKALSIFVGLFNIEETNDNIQIVIKMFQNISNIIKSGKMSLIDDDFSLEPLISAFREFEELAKQLQAQIDNQNDPEVGQQS; this is translated from the coding sequence ATGACTGGGGCAGAGATTGAGCCTAGCGCCCAGGCCAAGCCTGAAAAGAAGGCTGGGGAAGAGGTTATCGCTGGGGCTGAGAGAGAGAATGATGTCCCTCTGGTGGTCAGACCCAAGGTTAGGACCCAGGCAACTACTGGGGCAAGGCCCAAAACTGAGACCAAGTCTGTGCCTGGGGCAAGGCCCAAAACTGATGCCCAAGCAATGTCTGGGGCAAGGCccaaaactgaggcccaagtaaTGGGTGGTGCAAGACCCAAAACGGAGGCTCAAGGAATGGCAGGAGCTAGACCCAAAACTGATGCCAGGGCAGTAGGTGGTGCTCGTCCTAAAACTGATGCCAAGGCAATCCCTGGAACAAGGCCCAAGGATGAAGCTCAGGCATGGGCCCAGAGTGAATTTGGGACTGAAGCTGTGTCACAGGCAGAAGGGGTGTCCCAGACTAATGCCGTTGCCTGGCCACTGGCCACTGCTGAGTCTGGATCAGTTAATAAATCTAAGGGCCTGTCTATGGATAGAGAACTAGTTGATGTGGATGCTGAAACCTTTCCTGGCACCCAGGGTCAGAAAGGAATCCAGCCCTGGTTTGGACCAGGGGAGGAGACTATGGGATCTTGGTGCTATTCCAGGCCCAGGGCCAGAGAGGAGGCCTCTAATGAGTCTGGGTTCTGGTCAGCAGATGAGACCTCTACAGTGTCTTCTTTCTGGGCTGGAGAAGAGACAAGTATCAGATCATGGCCCAGAGAAGACTCCAATACCAGGTCCAGGCACAGGGCTAAACATCAGACTAATCCCAGGTCCAGGCCCAGATCCAAGCAAGAAGCCTATGTTGATTCCTGGTCTGGATCTGAGGATGAGGCCGGCAACCTATTCTCCTTCTGGGCTGGAGAAAATACCAGTAACTTGTTCAGGCCCAGAGTCAGGGAGGAGGCAAATATCAGGTCCAAGCTCAGGACAAATAGAGAAGATTGTTTTGAATCTGAGTCTGAAGATGAGTTCTATAAGCAGTCCTGGGTGTTGCCTGGAGAAGAGGCCAATGGTAGATTCAGGTGCAGAGACAAAGAAGATCCTAATACCgccttgaaacccagggcccagAAAGATGTTGATGGTGATAGGGTCAAACAAGAACCCAGGTTTGAGGAGGAAGTCATTATTGGGTCCTGGTTCTGGGCAGAAAAAGAGGCCAGTTTGGAGGGTGGAGCTTCAGCAATCTGTGAATCTGAGCCAGGAACTGAGGAGGGGGCCATTGGCGGATCCACGTACTGGGCTGAGGAAAAGTCCAGTTTGGGGGCTGTGGCCAGAGAAGAGGCCAAGCCAGAGTCTGAAGAAGAGGCCATATTTGGGTCTTGGTTCTGGGACAGAGATGAGGCCTGCTTTGACCTAAATCCCTGTCCTGTGTACAAGGTCAGTGATAGGTTCAGAGATGCAGCTGAGGAACTTAATGCATCCTCCAGGCCCCAAACCTGGGAAGAGGTCACTGTTGAATTCAAACCTGGTCTTTTTCATGGGGTTGGCTTCCGATCCACAAGCCCCTTTAGAATTCCTGAAGAGGCTTCTGAAATACTTGAGGCAAAGCCCAAGAACATGGAACTTAGCCCAGAAGGGGAAGAGCAGGAATCTTTGCTTCAGCCTAATCAGCCTGATCCTGAGTTCACATTTCAGTATGATCCTTCCTACCGGTCAGTCCGGGAAATTCGAGAGCATCTTAGGGCCAGGGAGAGTGCAGAGTCTGAGGGTTGGTCCTGCAGCTGCATACAATGTGAGCTGAAAATTGGTTCTGAAGAGTTTGAAGAACTCCTTTTATTAATGGACAAAATTAGGGATCCTTTTATTcatgaaatatctaaaattgcaATGGGTATGAGAAGTGCTTCTCAGTTTACCCGAGATTTCATTAGAGATTCAGGTGTTGTCTCACTTATTGAAACCTTGCTTAATTATCCATCCTCTAGAGTTAGGACAAGTTTTTTGGAAAATATGATTCACATGGCTCCACCTTATCCAAATCTAAACATGATTGAGACATTCATATGTCAAGTGTGTGAAGAAACCCTTGCACATAGTGTGGATTCCCTTGAGCAGCTAACTGGAATAAGGATGCTTAGACACCTCACTATGACTATTGACTATCACACACTGATTGCCAACTATATGTCCGGGTTTCTCTCCTTATTAAGCACAGCCAATGCGAGAACAAAGTTTCATGTTCTGAAAATGCTGTTGAATTTGTCTGAAAATCCTGCTGTGGCAAAAAAACTATTCAGTGCCAAAGCTCTTTCAATATTTGTGGGTCTCTTTAACATAGAAGAGACAAATGATAATATTCaaattgttattaaaatgttTCAGAATATCAGTAACattataaaaagtggaaagatgtCCTTAATTGACGATGATTTCAGTCTTGAGCCGCTTATTTCTGCATTTCGTGAATTTGAGGAGTTAGCTAAGCAACTACAAGCCCAAATAGACAATCAAAATGATCCTGAGGTGGGACAACAAAGTTAA